Within the Microbacterium sp. 1S1 genome, the region TCCCGAGCGAGACGGTGCTGGTCGCGGCGGCCGCCGTCGCAGCCTCCACCGGTGACGGGAACATCCTCCTCCTCGGGGTGGTCGCCGCCCTCGGCGCCGCGATCGGCGACAACATCGCGTTCCTCATCGGGCGCCGGCTCGGCACCACCCGGTTCGCGTGGATGCGCCGTCCACGGGTCGCCGCCGCGTTCGCGTATGCGCAGCGCGCCCTCGACCGCCGGAGCGCCACGCTGATCCTCGGAGCCCGGTACATCCCGATCGGACGCGTCGCCGTGAACATGTCCGCCGGCGCGCTGGGATTCCCCTGGCGTCGCTTCCTTCCGCTCAGCCTCATCGCCGGACTCAGCTGGAGCGCGTTCAGCCTGGCGATCGGCCTGCTCGCGGGCGCCTGGCTGCACGACCAGCCCGTGCTCAGCGCCGCGCTGGGGGTCGCCGTGGCCCTGATCGTCGGCGTGATGATCGACCGGATCGCGGCTCTCCGCCGCCGCCGCACGGCGGTGCCCCACCTGGCAGGATGAGACGCATGGCACGCCGCCGGCAGCGCACACCGCGCCCGTCTCGAATCGACCGTCGCACCGCGGCCCTCGCAGCGCTGACCGCGGCGGTCATCGTGCTGTACGCACTCCTCGTCCCGCTGCAGACCGTCCTGTCCGGCACCCCACTGCCTCTCTCCTTCCTGCTGGGCGCCGCCGTGTGCGGCGCTCCGCTGCTCGCCCCCTCGCGGCCCCGGGCAGCGATCGTCGTCTTCGCCGTCGGCGCCGCCCTCCTCCCGCTCCTCGTCGAGCCCGTGCGCGCGGTCCTGTCCCCGTGGCCATGGTCCGTGCCCGCCCTGCTCGCGTTCGCCCTCTTCGTCGGCGTGATGTCCTTCGTGCACGGCGCCCGCCTCGGCGTGCTCGCCCTCGTGATCGGTGCCCTCAGCCCGTTGACGGCGCCGCTCCTGCGCCCGGACATGGTCTCGACGCCGGCGAGCTCCGGAAGTGCCACGGCCGACCTCATCGTGACGACGTCGGTCGCCACAGCGATGTTCCTCATCGCCATCCTCGTCGCCGGGCGAATCCGGGTGTCGGCCGAGCTGACGAGGGAGAAGGAGCACAGCGCGCTGGAGGAGTCCCGCCGCGCGCTCGTGGAGGAGCGCACCCGGATCGCCCGCGAGCTGCACGATGTCGTCGCGCACAGCATGTCGGTCATCCAGGTGCAGGCTTCCACAGCGCGGTATCGGATCGTGGACCTCGATGACGCCGCGGCCGCCGAGTTCGACGACATCGCCGCCACGGCACGATCGTCCCTCACGGAGATGCGCCGCATGCTGGGCGTGCTCCGCACGGAGGATCAGCAGGCCGAGCTCGCCCCGCAGCAGGGTCTGGACGACGTGCCTGCCCTCGTCGACACCGTCCGCCGTGCCGGGGTGGAGGTGGGGCTCGCGCTGGAAGGGCTCGAGACGGCGGCCGCGGCGGGACCCGGTGTGCAGATCGCCGCCTTCCGCATCGTGCAGGAGGCACTGAGCAACGCCGTCCGTCACGCCCCGGGCGCGCGCGTCTCCGTCCGGCTCCACGCCGGCCCCGAGGGCCTCCGCATCTCGGTGCGCAACGCGGCACCTCCGCACCCGTCGGAGTCCCACCCCGGTGGCTACGGCCTGCGCGGGATGCGTGAACGCGCCGAGCTGCTCGGCGGAAGCCTGACGGCCGGTCCCACCGTCGACGGCGGGTGGGAGGTGGACGCCCTGCTCCCGCTGTCCTCCGCGACCGTCCCGCCGTCCCCCACCGCTCCGGCGGAAGAGAAGGAGACCCCGTGACCATCAGCGTGCTCATCGCCGACGACCAGGCGATGGTCCGTGCCGGCTTCGCCGCCCTGCTGGACGCTCATGAGGGCATCCGCGTGGTGGGCCAGGCCGCCGACGGCACCGAGGCGGTCGCCCTCTCCGCCCGGCTGGATCCCGACGTGATCCTCATGGACGTCCGTATGCCGGAGCTGGACGGGATCGAAGCCACCCGGCGCATCCTCGGCCCGTCCTATCCGGCCGCCCACGTGCCGCGGATCCTCATGCTCACCACGTTCGACATCGATGACTACGTCTACGACGCCCTCGCCGCCGGGGCCAGCGGGTTCCTCCTCAAGGACGCGCTCCCGGAGGAGCTCGTGCACGCGGTGCGCGTGGTGGCCGGCGGCGACGCCCTGCTGGCCCCGAGCGTCACCCGGCGGATGATCGAGCAGTTCGCCGGCAGGCGTCCGGCCTCCCGACGCTCCACGACCGCCCTCGCCGAGCTCACCGACCGTGAGCGGGAGGTGCTCGTCCTCATCGGCAAGGGCCGGTCCAACACCGAGATCGCGGGCGACCTCTTCATCGCCGAGCAGACGGTGAAGACGCACGTCGGGAAGGTGCTCGCCAAGCTGGGCCTGCGCGATCGCGTGCACGCCGTGATCCTCGCCTATGACACCGGCCTGGTGGAGCCCTCCGCCTGAATCACTCCGCCGTAGGGGTCAGGACGGCACCACGGGGTGATGTCCGGCGGACCACCGCGTCCATAGCCTCCGAGGACACCGTTCCCAGGAGGACTCATGGTCATCGCCGCGGCTCCACGCCTCAGCACCCGCTCATCCGCCGCTTCGGCCCCCACCGGCCACCGCGACACCGGCATCGACTTCGTGCGGGCCCTGTGCGTGCTCGGCGTCGTCCTGCTGCATGCGCTCATGGTGGGAGTCACGGTGTCCGAGACCGGACCGGTGTTCGAGAACGCGAGCGACGGCACGGGGTGGATCGCGCCGGTGAGCTGGCTGCTGCAGGTGATGCCCCTGTTCTTCGTGATCGGCGGGTTCTCCGGGCTCCTCGCCTATCGTCGTCTCCGTGACCGCGGTGAGAGCGCCGCCGCCTTCGTGGCCGGGCGCGTGCATCGGCTCCTGCGCCCCGCTCTCTTCGTCATCGCCGCCGTCGGTGTCACGCTCGCGGTCCTCACTGTGCTCGGCGTCGCCCCTGACCTCATCGCCGTCGCCGGCTTCCGATACGGGCAGCCCCTGTGGTTTCTCGGCGTCTTCCTGCTGTGCCAGGCGCTCCTTCCGGCCTTCGTCGCCCTGCACGAGCGCGCGCCGCTGCGCACCATCGGCCTCCTCGCCGCGGGCGCCGTGGCTGTCGACGCGCTGCGCGCCGCGACCGGGAACGACGCCATCGGTTTCCTCAACCTCGCCTTCGTCTGGCTGACGATGCAGCAGCTCGGGTTCTTCCTCGCCGACGGCCGGGTGGATTCGCTGCGCCGGCGGACGCGCATCACCATCGGCGCCGGCTCCCTCGTGCTGCTCATCGGGTTCTTCCTCCTGGGCGTGTACTCCCCCGACCTCATCGCCAACATCAATCCGCCGACGGCCGCCCTGCTGCTGGTCGGCCTGGTGCACACGGCGCTGTTCTCCCTGTATCGCGACCGCATCCGCCGCTTCAGCCGCCGGGGCGCCGTCGCCGCGTTCACCGGTTTCGTCACGCGCCGCACGATGACCATCTACCTCTGGCACATGCCGGTGCTGCTCGTCATGGCCGGAGCGACGGCCCTGGCCGCCCTCGCGGGCGGGATCGAGCTCCCCGTGCTCGACAGCCCGGACTGGTGGGCGGCCCGCCCGCTCTGGCTCCTGACGGCCCTCGCCCTCACCGCTCTGCTGGCGGTGCGCGTCGACCGATTCGAGAACCACCCCTCCCCGGAGCCCTCGGGTTCGCACCGCCGGCTGGCGCTGGGTACTCTGCTGGGCCTGGCCGGGGTGGTACTCCTTCTCGTCCTCGGTACGACGGTCTCCACCGCCATCCTCGCCGTGCTGCTGCTGATGGCGGCGCTGCGGCTGGCGGGACGCTCCCGCAGCGCTGCGCCCGGCACCGCCGTCCTGGCCTGACCGTCAGCCGACACCACGGGCGGCGATGGCATCGCCGACCTGGTCCGCGTGGCGCAGCGTCAGGACCAACAGCGGCACCACGCCTCGCACGCCCAGGCGCACCCCTCGGGCCCGTTCCGCGTCCCGCACCCGCTGCGCGAAGCCCGTCACGACGGGCACCATTGTCAGCGTGAGCGAGATCGCCAACGACACCGCCCCCGGGTCGACCCCGAATCGGCGCAGCGGACGCAGGAGTCGCTGCAGCACCGCCAGGAGGTCGGACATGCGCGTTGTCGAGGTGAGCAGAGCGGCGAGGAGCAGCAGGGCGGTGACCCGTCCCGTGCTCACCCAGGCGACCACAGGAGACACGAAGACGGTGAGGGCGATGGCCAGCACGAGCAGGATCCCGCGCAGCCGCCACAGCTCGGCAG harbors:
- a CDS encoding CbiQ family ECF transporter T component, whose amino-acid sequence is MIPPVVVDTGLLHRVPAGAKLGALAVAALALTIFPQGPVSIGVSLVLVLALYPIGGVPLTDAAAELWRLRGILLVLAIALTVFVSPVVAWVSTGRVTALLLLAALLTSTTRMSDLLAVLQRLLRPLRRFGVDPGAVSLAISLTLTMVPVVTGFAQRVRDAERARGVRLGVRGVVPLLVLTLRHADQVGDAIAARGVG
- a CDS encoding response regulator yields the protein MTISVLIADDQAMVRAGFAALLDAHEGIRVVGQAADGTEAVALSARLDPDVILMDVRMPELDGIEATRRILGPSYPAAHVPRILMLTTFDIDDYVYDALAAGASGFLLKDALPEELVHAVRVVAGGDALLAPSVTRRMIEQFAGRRPASRRSTTALAELTDREREVLVLIGKGRSNTEIAGDLFIAEQTVKTHVGKVLAKLGLRDRVHAVILAYDTGLVEPSA
- a CDS encoding sensor histidine kinase — its product is MARRRQRTPRPSRIDRRTAALAALTAAVIVLYALLVPLQTVLSGTPLPLSFLLGAAVCGAPLLAPSRPRAAIVVFAVGAALLPLLVEPVRAVLSPWPWSVPALLAFALFVGVMSFVHGARLGVLALVIGALSPLTAPLLRPDMVSTPASSGSATADLIVTTSVATAMFLIAILVAGRIRVSAELTREKEHSALEESRRALVEERTRIARELHDVVAHSMSVIQVQASTARYRIVDLDDAAAAEFDDIAATARSSLTEMRRMLGVLRTEDQQAELAPQQGLDDVPALVDTVRRAGVEVGLALEGLETAAAAGPGVQIAAFRIVQEALSNAVRHAPGARVSVRLHAGPEGLRISVRNAAPPHPSESHPGGYGLRGMRERAELLGGSLTAGPTVDGGWEVDALLPLSSATVPPSPTAPAEEKETP
- a CDS encoding acyltransferase family protein — encoded protein: MVIAAAPRLSTRSSAASAPTGHRDTGIDFVRALCVLGVVLLHALMVGVTVSETGPVFENASDGTGWIAPVSWLLQVMPLFFVIGGFSGLLAYRRLRDRGESAAAFVAGRVHRLLRPALFVIAAVGVTLAVLTVLGVAPDLIAVAGFRYGQPLWFLGVFLLCQALLPAFVALHERAPLRTIGLLAAGAVAVDALRAATGNDAIGFLNLAFVWLTMQQLGFFLADGRVDSLRRRTRITIGAGSLVLLIGFFLLGVYSPDLIANINPPTAALLLVGLVHTALFSLYRDRIRRFSRRGAVAAFTGFVTRRTMTIYLWHMPVLLVMAGATALAALAGGIELPVLDSPDWWAARPLWLLTALALTALLAVRVDRFENHPSPEPSGSHRRLALGTLLGLAGVVLLLVLGTTVSTAILAVLLLMAALRLAGRSRSAAPGTAVLA
- a CDS encoding DedA family protein → MDILNDVILQAISSPWLFAVLFAVTVIDGFFPPVPSETVLVAAAAVAASTGDGNILLLGVVAALGAAIGDNIAFLIGRRLGTTRFAWMRRPRVAAAFAYAQRALDRRSATLILGARYIPIGRVAVNMSAGALGFPWRRFLPLSLIAGLSWSAFSLAIGLLAGAWLHDQPVLSAALGVAVALIVGVMIDRIAALRRRRTAVPHLAG